A single Thermotoga sp. DNA region contains:
- a CDS encoding S-adenosyl-l-methionine hydroxide adenosyltransferase family protein, with translation MIGFITDWGLKSHYVGVAKAVIKRINPAAEIIDITHEIEPFNVRKAAHVLYRASLDFPPFTVFLVVVDYGVGTARKAIVMKTKNDLFFVAPDNGVLTVVAEEYGVSEIREIENKELFYRKEPSFTFHGRDIFAPVAAHLDMGLPMEKVGERLLSYEALKMKKPTLEEDRVVGEVAVVDTFGNVSTNVPFEMFMKLEVDFDDVVKVRVKGKEHGATVARAFGDVGIGELLVHPDSAGFLEVAMNMGYASKVLSVKEGDEMEICR, from the coding sequence ATGATAGGATTCATCACAGACTGGGGATTGAAAAGTCACTACGTGGGAGTTGCAAAGGCGGTGATCAAAAGAATAAACCCAGCTGCTGAAATCATCGACATCACACACGAGATAGAACCCTTCAACGTGAGAAAGGCTGCTCATGTGCTTTACAGGGCGTCTCTGGACTTTCCTCCCTTCACGGTGTTCCTCGTTGTTGTCGATTACGGTGTGGGAACAGCAAGAAAGGCGATCGTCATGAAGACGAAGAACGATCTTTTCTTCGTAGCTCCCGACAACGGTGTTCTAACGGTTGTGGCGGAAGAGTACGGAGTCTCCGAGATCAGGGAGATAGAGAACAAAGAACTCTTCTACAGGAAGGAGCCTTCTTTCACCTTTCACGGGCGGGACATCTTCGCTCCCGTCGCGGCGCACCTCGACATGGGCCTTCCGATGGAAAAGGTGGGAGAACGACTTCTCTCTTACGAAGCGCTGAAAATGAAAAAGCCCACTCTCGAAGAGGATAGAGTGGTGGGTGAAGTTGCCGTTGTGGATACTTTCGGAAACGTTTCAACGAACGTTCCCTTCGAGATGTTCATGAAACTTGAGGTGGACTTCGATGACGTGGTGAAGGTGAGGGTGAAAGGGAAAGAGCACGGAGCAACCGTTGCCAGAGCCTTTGGGGACGTGGGGATCGGGGAACTCCTTGTTCACCCGGACAGCGCCGGCTTTCTCGAAGTGGCGATGAACATGGGATACGCGAGCAAAGTGCTCTCTGTCAAAGAAGGGGACGAGATGGAGATATGCAGGTGA
- the miaB gene encoding tRNA (N6-isopentenyl adenosine(37)-C2)-methylthiotransferase MiaB, protein MKFYIKTFGCQMNENDSEAMAGLLVKEGFVPASSPEEADVVIVNTCAVRRKSEEKAYSELGQILKLKKKRKLIVGVAGCVAEKEREKFLKRGADFVLGTRAVPRVTEVVKRAIHGEKVALFEDHLDEYNHELPRMRASKHHAWVTIIHGCDRFCTYCIVPYTRGRERSRPMVDILEEVKELAEQGYREITFLGQNVDAYGKDLKDGSSLAKLLEEASKIEGIERIWFLTSYPTDFSDELMEVIAKNPKVAKSVHLPVQSGSNRILKLMNRRYTREEYLALLEKIRSKVPEASISSDIIVGFPTETEEDFMETVDLVEKARFERLNLAIYSPREGTVAWRYYRDDIPHEEKVKRMQFLMSLQKRINRKLNERYRGKTVRIIVEAQAKNGLFYGRDIRNKIIAFEGEEWMIGRFADVKVEKITAGPLYGKVVWVEKVPSSVPSSE, encoded by the coding sequence GTGAAGTTTTACATAAAGACCTTCGGCTGTCAGATGAACGAGAACGACTCGGAAGCGATGGCTGGCCTTCTTGTGAAAGAGGGATTCGTTCCCGCCTCGAGTCCTGAGGAGGCGGATGTGGTCATTGTAAACACCTGTGCGGTGAGGAGGAAGTCCGAGGAGAAGGCCTACAGTGAACTGGGGCAGATCCTGAAACTGAAAAAGAAAAGGAAACTCATCGTTGGTGTCGCAGGCTGTGTCGCGGAGAAGGAAAGAGAGAAGTTTCTGAAGAGAGGAGCAGATTTCGTTCTGGGGACCCGTGCAGTTCCAAGAGTGACAGAGGTGGTGAAACGAGCCATTCATGGAGAAAAGGTAGCCCTCTTCGAAGATCACCTGGACGAGTACAACCACGAGCTTCCGAGAATGCGAGCAAGCAAGCACCATGCGTGGGTCACGATCATCCACGGCTGCGACAGATTCTGTACTTACTGTATCGTCCCCTACACCCGGGGCAGGGAGAGAAGCAGACCGATGGTGGACATCCTGGAAGAAGTGAAGGAGCTTGCAGAACAGGGCTATCGTGAGATCACCTTCCTTGGCCAGAACGTGGACGCCTACGGTAAAGACCTGAAAGACGGCTCGTCCCTCGCGAAACTCCTCGAGGAAGCCTCGAAGATCGAGGGAATAGAGCGAATCTGGTTTCTCACATCGTATCCAACGGACTTCTCCGACGAGCTCATGGAGGTGATCGCAAAAAACCCGAAGGTGGCAAAGTCCGTTCACCTTCCGGTGCAGTCCGGAAGCAACAGAATTCTGAAGCTCATGAACAGAAGGTACACAAGGGAAGAGTACCTCGCCCTCCTCGAGAAGATCAGATCGAAGGTGCCAGAAGCCTCCATCAGCAGTGACATCATCGTGGGCTTTCCCACAGAAACGGAAGAAGACTTCATGGAGACGGTGGACCTTGTGGAAAAAGCCCGGTTCGAACGTCTCAACCTCGCGATCTATTCTCCGCGCGAGGGAACGGTGGCGTGGAGGTACTACAGGGACGATATACCGCACGAAGAGAAAGTAAAACGCATGCAGTTTCTCATGAGCCTGCAAAAGAGGATCAACAGGAAATTGAACGAGCGTTACAGGGGAAAAACGGTGCGCATCATCGTCGAAGCCCAGGCGAAGAACGGGCTCTTCTACGGTCGCGATATCAGAAACAAGATCATTGCCTTCGAGGGTGAGGAGTGGATGATAGGACGTTTCGCCGATGTGAAAGTGGAAAAGATCACGGCAGGGCCTCTCTACGGAAAGGTGGTCTGGGTTGAAAAGGTTCCTTCTTCCGTTCCTTCTTCTGAGTGA
- a CDS encoding cupin domain-containing protein yields MRIGEKLKKLRLSRGLTQEELAERTDLSRSFISQLESDKTSPSIDTLERILEALGTDLKHFFSDFEEERIVFKKEERVPVYDEPEGVKSEILMSGVEDKEIDPLLVTLEPGAQTEEESYHEGSEFGFVIQGKVDLYLDGKRYRLKEGDCFYYRADKKHYVKNPGKKRAVLLWIMID; encoded by the coding sequence GTGAGGATCGGTGAGAAACTCAAAAAACTCAGACTCTCTAGGGGTCTCACTCAAGAGGAACTTGCAGAGCGAACGGATCTTTCAAGAAGCTTTATCTCACAGCTCGAGTCGGACAAGACATCACCCTCCATAGATACACTCGAAAGAATACTTGAGGCACTGGGAACTGATCTGAAACACTTTTTCTCCGATTTCGAAGAGGAAAGGATCGTGTTCAAAAAAGAAGAGAGGGTACCCGTGTACGACGAACCCGAGGGTGTGAAGAGTGAGATTCTGATGAGCGGTGTTGAAGACAAGGAAATCGATCCACTACTCGTGACCCTGGAGCCCGGTGCACAAACAGAGGAAGAATCGTACCACGAAGGATCAGAGTTCGGCTTTGTGATACAGGGAAAAGTGGATCTCTACCTCGACGGTAAAAGGTACAGGTTGAAGGAAGGGGACTGCTTCTACTACAGGGCGGACAAGAAGCACTACGTGAAGAACCCAGGTAAGAAGAGGGCGGTGTTGCTCTGGATCATGATTGACTAA
- the rd gene encoding rubredoxin, translating into MKKYRCTLCGYIYDPEKGDPDSGIEPGTPFEELPDDWVCPLCGASKEDFEPVE; encoded by the coding sequence ATGAAGAAGTACAGGTGTACTCTCTGTGGTTACATATATGACCCGGAGAAGGGGGATCCGGACAGCGGGATCGAACCCGGAACACCTTTCGAGGAACTTCCAGATGACTGGGTCTGTCCACTCTGTGGTGCCTCGAAAGAGGACTTCGAACCGGTCGAGTGA
- a CDS encoding class II SORL domain-containing protein, whose product MKLSDFIKTEDFKKEKHVPVIEAPEKVKKGEAVQITVTVGKEIPHPNTTEHHIRWIEIFFQPDGDPYVYEVGRYEFNAHGESIQGPNTGFAYTEPIVTTVVKLNRTGTIIALAHCNIHGLWESSKRIAVEE is encoded by the coding sequence ATGAAACTCTCTGATTTCATCAAGACGGAAGATTTCAAGAAGGAAAAGCACGTTCCGGTCATAGAGGCACCCGAGAAGGTGAAGAAAGGAGAGGCGGTTCAGATCACCGTCACTGTGGGGAAAGAAATTCCCCATCCCAATACAACAGAGCATCACATCAGGTGGATCGAGATCTTTTTCCAGCCAGACGGTGACCCCTACGTTTACGAGGTGGGAAGGTACGAGTTCAACGCACACGGAGAGTCCATTCAGGGACCGAACACAGGATTTGCCTACACGGAACCCATCGTCACAACCGTGGTAAAATTGAACAGAACAGGTACCATCATTGCCCTGGCCCACTGCAACATACATGGTCTTTGGGAAAGCAGCAAAAGGATCGCCGTTGAAGAGTGA
- a CDS encoding Cof-type HAD-IIB family hydrolase → MYRVFVFDLDGTLLNDNLEISEKDRKTVEKLTRNCTVVFASGRMLVSTLNVERKYFKRTFPTIAYNGAMVYLPEEGVILNEKIPPEVAKNIVEYIRQLSVHWQAYIDDVLYSEKNNEEIKSYARHSSVDYRVEPNLFDLVSKMGTTKLLLIDTPERLDELKEILSERFRNVKVFKSFPTYLEIVPENVDKGKALRFLREKMGWKKEEIVVFGDNENDLFMFEEAGLRVAMGNAIEKVKEASDIVTLTNNDSGVSHVLERISTDCLDE, encoded by the coding sequence TTGTACAGGGTGTTCGTTTTTGACCTGGACGGAACGCTCCTCAACGACAACCTGGAGATATCAGAAAAGGACAGAAAAACCGTTGAAAAGCTCACCAGAAACTGCACCGTTGTTTTTGCAAGCGGAAGGATGCTCGTCTCCACGCTGAACGTGGAGAGAAAGTACTTCAAAAGGACCTTTCCCACGATCGCCTACAACGGTGCGATGGTCTACCTTCCAGAAGAAGGGGTGATTCTGAACGAGAAGATCCCACCCGAAGTGGCAAAAAATATCGTGGAGTACATAAGACAGCTGAGCGTTCACTGGCAGGCGTACATAGACGACGTGCTCTACTCCGAAAAGAACAACGAAGAGATAAAAAGCTACGCGAGACACTCGAGTGTGGACTACCGCGTTGAACCGAATCTTTTCGATCTTGTCTCAAAGATGGGAACGACAAAGCTCCTTCTCATCGATACCCCGGAAAGACTCGACGAACTGAAAGAGATCCTTTCAGAAAGATTCAGGAATGTTAAAGTCTTCAAGTCCTTTCCTACGTACCTTGAGATCGTCCCAGAGAACGTGGATAAGGGAAAAGCACTGAGGTTTTTGAGAGAGAAAATGGGCTGGAAAAAGGAAGAGATCGTTGTTTTCGGTGACAACGAGAACGACCTGTTCATGTTCGAAGAGGCTGGCCTTCGTGTGGCGATGGGAAACGCCATAGAGAAGGTGAAGGAGGCATCGGACATTGTCACGCTCACTAACAACGATTCTGGTGTGTCTCACGTTCTTGAGCGTATTTCCACAGATTGTCTTGATGAGTAA
- a CDS encoding phospholipase D-like domain-containing protein produces MKRFLLPFLLLSEVLLSQVCFSTVDDLSFLVISHLKSASDVTIVAYSIDPEYLGLKSPEMVVEVPVEGAFVHISEGLLHSKFIVLDHETVIFGSANFNRSSLEEHLNNLIVFHSEEIASFFENIYDWLVFGKKPQAQLKTKEGKFFLIPVVDGEKIVLDALWKAKRYVLLCSYAFTDEDVFATLKFLSSRGVEIYIITDEWFESSRLRDFPLGTFHVLEVKEPLMHHKFLVVDGKYLITGSANFTESGFHRNVEVMFETSNREYVESFVEEFDRIWRGYFVQGVRF; encoded by the coding sequence TTGAAAAGGTTCCTTCTTCCGTTCCTTCTTCTGAGTGAAGTTCTTCTTTCACAGGTTTGTTTCAGCACGGTGGACGATCTTTCTTTCCTTGTCATCTCACACTTGAAGTCTGCGAGCGACGTTACAATCGTCGCTTACTCGATCGATCCGGAGTATCTTGGCCTGAAAAGCCCAGAGATGGTCGTGGAAGTTCCCGTCGAAGGCGCCTTTGTGCACATATCAGAGGGACTTCTCCACTCGAAGTTCATCGTCCTCGACCACGAAACGGTGATCTTCGGCTCTGCGAATTTCAACAGATCCAGCCTCGAAGAACACCTGAACAACCTCATCGTGTTCCACTCAGAAGAAATAGCAAGTTTCTTTGAGAATATCTACGACTGGCTCGTCTTCGGGAAAAAGCCCCAGGCTCAGCTTAAAACAAAAGAAGGAAAGTTCTTCCTCATACCGGTCGTTGACGGAGAAAAGATCGTTCTCGATGCCCTCTGGAAGGCAAAAAGATACGTTCTTCTCTGCAGCTACGCCTTCACAGACGAAGACGTCTTTGCCACACTGAAGTTCCTCTCCTCTCGGGGAGTGGAGATCTACATCATCACGGACGAGTGGTTCGAGTCTTCAAGGCTCAGGGATTTTCCGCTTGGAACCTTCCATGTCCTCGAGGTGAAAGAGCCCCTCATGCACCACAAGTTTCTCGTTGTCGATGGAAAGTACCTGATCACAGGTTCTGCCAACTTCACGGAGAGTGGATTTCACAGGAATGTGGAAGTGATGTTCGAAACGAGTAACAGAGAATACGTAGAATCTTTCGTGGAAGAATTCGACAGAATCTGGAGGGGATACTTTGTACAGGGTGTTCGTTTTTGA
- the speE gene encoding polyamine aminopropyltransferase: protein MKELERELQPRQHLWYFEYYTGNNVGLFMKMNRVIYSGQSDIQRIDIFENPDLGVVFALDGITMTTEKDEFMYHEMLAHVPMFLHPNPKKVLIIGGGDGGTLREVLKHDSVEKAILCEVDGLVIEAARKYLKQTSCGFDDPRAEIVIANGAEYVRKFKNEFDVIIIDSTDPTAGQGGHLFTEEFYQACYDALKEDGVFSAETEDPFYDVGWFKLAYKRISKVFPITRVYLGFMTTYPSGMWSYTFASKGIDPIKDFDPEKVRKFNKELKYYNEEVHVASFALPNFVKKELGLM from the coding sequence TTGAAGGAGCTAGAGAGAGAACTCCAGCCAAGGCAGCACCTGTGGTACTTTGAGTACTACACGGGAAACAACGTGGGCCTCTTCATGAAGATGAACCGCGTGATTTACTCCGGACAGAGCGACATACAGAGGATCGATATCTTCGAAAATCCTGACCTCGGTGTGGTCTTCGCGCTCGATGGCATCACGATGACAACGGAAAAAGACGAGTTCATGTACCATGAAATGCTCGCACACGTTCCCATGTTTCTCCATCCAAACCCGAAGAAGGTGCTCATCATCGGTGGTGGAGACGGAGGAACGCTCAGAGAGGTCCTCAAGCACGACAGTGTAGAAAAGGCCATTCTCTGTGAAGTCGATGGCCTCGTCATCGAAGCGGCAAGAAAGTACCTGAAACAGACCTCCTGTGGTTTTGACGATCCGAGAGCAGAGATCGTGATAGCAAACGGTGCGGAGTACGTGAGGAAGTTCAAGAACGAGTTTGACGTCATCATCATAGACTCCACGGATCCAACGGCGGGTCAGGGCGGGCACCTTTTCACCGAAGAGTTCTATCAGGCCTGCTACGACGCACTGAAAGAAGACGGTGTTTTCTCGGCCGAAACGGAAGATCCGTTCTACGACGTTGGATGGTTCAAACTCGCCTACAAAAGGATCAGCAAGGTCTTTCCGATCACAAGGGTTTACCTTGGTTTCATGACCACCTATCCCTCCGGAATGTGGTCCTACACCTTCGCTTCCAAGGGAATAGATCCGATAAAGGACTTCGATCCGGAGAAGGTGAGAAAGTTCAACAAAGAGCTGAAGTACTACAACGAAGAAGTCCACGTCGCGTCTTTTGCCCTCCCGAACTTCGTGAAGAAAGAGCTCGGACTGATGTGA
- the speD gene encoding adenosylmethionine decarboxylase encodes MKSLGRHLVAEFYECDREILDSVQLIEQEMKQAAYRSGATIVTSTFHRFLPYGVSGVVVISESHLTIHTWPEYGYAAVDLFTCGEDVDPWKAFDHLKKVLKAKRVHVVEHERGRYDEIGIPEDSPHKAAV; translated from the coding sequence ATGAAGAGCCTGGGAAGGCACCTGGTGGCGGAGTTCTACGAATGTGACAGAGAAATTCTCGACAGCGTGCAGCTCATAGAGCAGGAGATGAAACAGGCAGCTTACAGAAGTGGAGCAACAATAGTCACATCAACATTTCACAGGTTCCTCCCCTATGGGGTGAGTGGTGTGGTGGTGATTTCCGAATCCCACCTAACCATTCACACCTGGCCGGAATACGGCTACGCTGCGGTCGATCTGTTCACCTGTGGAGAGGATGTCGACCCATGGAAGGCGTTCGACCACCTGAAAAAGGTACTCAAGGCAAAGAGGGTACATGTTGTGGAGCATGAGAGGGGCAGGTACGACGAGATAGGAATACCGGAGGACTCGCCACACAAAGCTGCTGTTTGA
- a CDS encoding rubrerythrin family protein, with the protein MRDMTKKFLEDAFAGESMAHMKYLIFADEAERRGLKKLANLLRAIAYAEFVHAKNHYRELGRISREMAENVQQCIDGETFEIEEMYPVYNTVAQFQQEKGAERSTKFAWEAEKIHAEMYRKAKELVEKGEDYPAERIYICPVCGHTVEGEPPEKCPVCGAPKSAYREFSV; encoded by the coding sequence ATGAGAGATATGACGAAGAAATTTCTCGAGGATGCCTTTGCAGGAGAGAGCATGGCTCACATGAAGTATCTGATCTTTGCAGACGAAGCAGAACGGAGGGGACTGAAGAAACTTGCAAATCTCCTCAGGGCAATCGCTTACGCCGAATTCGTTCATGCGAAGAATCACTACAGGGAACTTGGCAGGATCTCCAGGGAGATGGCAGAGAACGTTCAGCAGTGTATCGACGGTGAGACCTTCGAGATCGAGGAGATGTACCCCGTTTACAACACGGTCGCCCAGTTCCAGCAGGAAAAGGGGGCAGAAAGAAGCACCAAATTTGCCTGGGAAGCTGAAAAGATCCATGCGGAGATGTACAGGAAAGCAAAGGAACTCGTTGAAAAAGGAGAAGACTATCCTGCAGAGAGGATCTACATCTGTCCCGTTTGCGGACATACGGTGGAGGGAGAGCCGCCAGAGAAATGTCCCGTTTGTGGAGCACCGAAGAGCGCCTACAGGGAGTTCTCAGTTTAA